A portion of the Oscillospiraceae bacterium genome contains these proteins:
- a CDS encoding phage terminase large subunit family protein, with the protein MKEKRLVDANHFMQVLKNIEYALKGELTHGKIKTSVVQMIEGSLNAEPTIAPESLQPLTYNENRDYIDCDEFICHKCGIHVEDWKQIKIDPDDGEKELCEYTFKHCPECGAKVTSHKSCEFCRWHLQDGTCFNKHHSQPVTGREASCWNWEERE; encoded by the coding sequence ATGAAAGAAAAACGTCTGGTTGATGCAAACCATTTCATGCAGGTACTCAAGAACATAGAGTATGCACTGAAAGGGGAGCTGACACACGGGAAAATCAAAACCAGTGTAGTGCAGATGATCGAGGGCAGTTTGAATGCCGAACCGACCATTGCCCCGGAGAGCCTGCAACCGCTGACATACAACGAGAACCGGGACTACATAGACTGCGACGAATTTATTTGCCACAAGTGCGGCATTCACGTTGAGGACTGGAAGCAAATCAAAATCGACCCGGACGACGGGGAGAAAGAACTTTGCGAGTACACGTTTAAGCACTGCCCAGAGTGCGGCGCAAAAGTCACTTCACACAAAAGCTGTGAATTTTGCAGGTGGCATTTGCAGGACGGGACGTGTTTCAACAAACATCATTCTCAGCCCGTGACAGGCCGGGAAGCTTCCTGCTGGAACTGGGAGGAACGTGAGTGA
- a CDS encoding DUF1064 domain-containing protein — translation MRMELSDLPPKYRAQAEAQIAARSRAKAPTLEAVAAAAKKTGREFDSRGEYDYYMGMILPKVQRGEVVKVESHRRFTMLPEKEYGNVKLPAMHYTPDFVLTYADGTVEVVEVKSKFTRRQQRDYIHRRRMFIDLVAEPRGWRFVEHITPDTAAEIKAWKKCAQQTKRKG, via the coding sequence ATGAGGATGGAACTTTCTGACCTGCCGCCAAAGTATCGGGCACAGGCAGAAGCGCAGATTGCAGCCAGAAGCAGAGCAAAAGCACCGACGCTGGAAGCCGTGGCCGCAGCCGCCAAGAAAACAGGACGGGAGTTTGACAGCAGGGGCGAGTACGACTACTACATGGGAATGATTCTGCCTAAAGTCCAACGGGGCGAGGTTGTGAAGGTAGAATCACACCGCAGGTTTACCATGTTGCCGGAAAAAGAGTACGGAAATGTGAAACTCCCGGCGATGCACTATACACCGGATTTTGTGCTGACCTACGCAGACGGCACAGTTGAGGTGGTAGAGGTGAAAAGCAAATTCACCCGGCGGCAGCAGCGTGATTATATCCACCGCCGCCGTATGTTCATCGACCTTGTGGCGGAGCCGCGGGGCTGGCGCTTTGTGGAGCACATTACCCCTGATACTGCCGCTGAAATCAAAGCATGGAAGAAGTGCGCCCAACAGACCAAAAGGAAAGGATGA